A portion of the Oncorhynchus keta strain PuntledgeMale-10-30-2019 unplaced genomic scaffold, Oket_V2 Un_contig_25379_pilon_pilon, whole genome shotgun sequence genome contains these proteins:
- the LOC127922345 gene encoding beta-crystallin A3-like, producing MNRATKTHMTSPMFFPGMGMAPFFKVTVFEQEHFQGKCQEFTSECCNIQNCGLDNIRSIRVESGAWVGFEHHDFQGQQFILERGEYPHWDAYSGSLSYHVERLMSLRPIYCA from the exons ATGAATAGAGCTACTAAAACCCACATGACCTCTCCCATGTTTTTCCCTGGCATGGGTATGGCCCCTTTTTTCAAg GTGACTGTGTTTGAGCAGGAGCACTTCCAGGGCAAGTGCCAGGAGTTTACCTCTGAGTGCTGTAACATCCAGAACTGTGGTCTGGACAACATCCGTTCtatcagagtggagagtggagc CTGGGTGGGCTTTGAGCATCATGACTTCCAGGGCCAGCAGTTcatcctggagagaggagagtacccCCACTGGGACGCCTACAGCGGCTCCCTGTCCTACCACGTGGAGCGCCTCATGTCCCTGCGCCCCATCTACTGCgct